A window of Costertonia aggregata contains these coding sequences:
- a CDS encoding septum formation inhibitor Maf: MFKNWFKLEISMVLLAALTSTLQSCKEVAKNNDSNIALNTEKPNNTKIKPKKQLSEEFKKYWYAGNAEITSYKIEQARYGQLREGNSVLIYVTEPFLNDKQVKADGANPDNIPVLKLNHTKNYLTGIYPYSIMSSSFYPVHDNQHAIKVSFSSQEWCGQVYAQLNNKDKFKVQSRSYFESEADQNLELEKTVLENELWNKIRINPSDLPIGELKIIPSMEYIRLSHKELKAYTATATSTTENGINIYSITYPELDRTLEIKYASEFPYAIEGWSETSKSGYGANAKTLTSKATKIKTMNTPYWTQNSNSDVYLRDSLGL, translated from the coding sequence ATGTTCAAAAATTGGTTCAAACTAGAGATTTCAATGGTGCTTTTGGCCGCACTTACCTCGACCTTACAGTCATGTAAGGAAGTTGCGAAAAACAATGACAGTAACATCGCCCTGAATACAGAGAAACCTAACAATACCAAAATAAAGCCAAAAAAACAGCTTTCCGAAGAATTCAAAAAGTATTGGTATGCCGGTAACGCAGAAATCACTTCATACAAAATAGAACAGGCAAGATATGGCCAGCTACGCGAGGGGAATTCCGTACTTATTTATGTAACCGAGCCTTTTTTAAATGACAAACAAGTAAAGGCCGATGGCGCCAACCCGGATAATATCCCGGTCCTAAAATTGAACCATACCAAGAATTATCTCACGGGAATATATCCGTATTCCATTATGAGCAGTAGTTTTTATCCGGTGCACGATAACCAACATGCCATCAAAGTTTCTTTTTCATCCCAGGAATGGTGCGGACAGGTATATGCACAGTTAAACAACAAAGATAAGTTCAAAGTACAGTCCCGTTCTTATTTTGAGTCAGAGGCCGACCAAAATCTGGAGCTTGAAAAAACAGTGCTGGAAAACGAGCTTTGGAACAAAATACGTATAAATCCGTCCGATTTGCCTATCGGTGAGTTGAAAATAATACCATCTATGGAATATATAAGACTATCCCACAAGGAGTTAAAAGCGTATACCGCAACCGCTACATCAACAACGGAAAATGGTATAAATATATATTCAATAACATACCCCGAACTTGATAGAACGTTGGAAATTAAATATGCATCAGAATTTCCTTATGCCATAGAGGGCTGGTCCGAAACTTCCAAGAGTGGTTATGGGGCCAATGCAAAAACCCTTACTTCAAAAGCGACAAAAATCAAAACAATGAACACACCGTATTGGACACAAAACAGCAACAGTGATGTATATTTGCGCGATAGTCTAGGATTATAA
- the ccsA gene encoding cytochrome c biogenesis protein CcsA has product MTDLLKKIFFSTRLMALLFIVFAVAMAFGTFIESKYSTDTARIWIYNAWWFEAIMVFFVINFIGNMFRYRLFQWKKWPVLTLHLSWVLIILGAFITRYISFEGMMPIREGNSENVFYSDKTHLTVYVDGEIDGQPRRKILEDDLIVTAEALKSNLPWNQDFNGQPFTVSYVDFIDGAEEGLIPDENGKEFLKLVEAGDGQRHEHYLESGEVSNIHNVLFALNKPTDGAINITVTDSTYQINSPFEGDFMRMADQFKGELAKDSTQQLQLRSLYSVGNMQFVIPEPVVRGVNGIVKVPVEKMTEQTLDALVVSVSSNGETVEKKLLGGKGTSEFSDKFTVGGLDFMLSYGSKVYELPFNIKLNDFIAEKYPGTEKGYASFMSKVTVEDERPFDYDIFMNNILDHRGYRFFQSSFHPDEKGTVLSVNHDQWGTWITYVGYFLLYLGLMGIMFFGKTRFKDLANALKKLESKKRKLTTIFLLGTLLNVAGQEHSANDGHDHNAAPTQAQVDSLIKTTVVSEEHADKFGALVIQDDAGRMKPIHTFSSELLRKLSLTDKYEDMNADQVFLSMMLAPAAWYNAEFIAIDKKGENDSIRSVIGVPKGQKYMKATDFFDKKGNYKLEPFLRDATATNNPNQFEKDFKEANIRLSLLNEALSGQIVKIFPLLNDENNKWISAIEYRGGQFQVGDSLYANFIKNSIPYYKMTLQKAIASGDYSDADKLLEAFKQNQKNHGSEVLPSDKKIKTEIIYNKLDIFNQLWKWYPLVGLLLFFVLIFQIFKDRSLWRVAIYFLKGMIIIFFLWHTAGLVLRWYISGHAPWSNAYESILYVAWATMAIGLAFGRKSNMTIGASAFVAGMLLWIAHQNWVDPAIGTLVPVLDSYWLMIHVAVIVGSYGPLTVGMILGVVSLILIILTNTKNKTRMEVNLKEMTIINEISLTVGLIMLTIGNFLGGQWANESWGRYWGWDPKETWALISIMVYAFVIHTRLVPGLRGKWLFNFLSVIAFGSIMMTYFGVNYYLVGLHSYGQSGAAAITPDYVWYIALGAAILGGVSYWRYKANYVKTAS; this is encoded by the coding sequence ATGACAGATTTGCTTAAAAAGATTTTCTTCTCTACACGTTTAATGGCGCTTTTATTCATTGTTTTTGCCGTTGCCATGGCCTTTGGTACATTTATCGAAAGCAAATACAGCACGGACACTGCCCGCATATGGATTTACAATGCTTGGTGGTTTGAAGCGATAATGGTTTTCTTCGTCATCAATTTTATTGGCAATATGTTCCGTTATCGTTTATTTCAATGGAAAAAATGGCCCGTGTTGACTTTACATCTTTCTTGGGTTCTTATCATTTTAGGGGCATTTATAACCAGGTATATTAGTTTTGAAGGCATGATGCCCATACGGGAGGGAAATTCTGAAAATGTTTTTTATTCGGATAAAACCCACCTAACGGTTTACGTTGATGGAGAAATTGATGGGCAACCAAGGCGAAAAATCTTAGAAGACGATTTGATAGTGACCGCAGAGGCCTTAAAGTCAAATCTGCCCTGGAATCAAGATTTTAACGGACAACCTTTCACCGTTTCTTATGTAGATTTTATTGATGGGGCGGAAGAAGGCCTAATCCCTGACGAAAATGGTAAGGAATTTTTAAAATTGGTCGAAGCGGGAGACGGTCAACGCCATGAACATTATTTGGAGAGTGGCGAGGTTTCCAATATACATAATGTATTGTTTGCCCTGAACAAACCTACCGATGGTGCCATCAACATAACGGTCACCGATAGTACATATCAAATAAATTCTCCTTTTGAAGGTGATTTTATGCGAATGGCGGATCAGTTCAAGGGCGAATTGGCAAAGGATAGCACCCAGCAATTACAGCTTCGTTCGTTATATTCGGTAGGCAACATGCAATTTGTGATACCTGAGCCAGTGGTTAGGGGGGTCAACGGAATTGTAAAAGTACCTGTCGAAAAAATGACCGAACAGACCTTGGATGCTTTGGTCGTATCGGTATCCAGTAATGGAGAAACGGTTGAGAAGAAGCTGTTGGGAGGAAAAGGCACTTCTGAATTTTCGGATAAGTTTACCGTGGGCGGGCTTGATTTTATGTTGAGTTATGGCTCCAAAGTATACGAGTTGCCATTTAATATTAAACTGAACGATTTCATTGCTGAAAAATACCCTGGCACCGAAAAAGGATATGCTTCTTTTATGAGTAAGGTTACCGTAGAGGACGAGCGCCCGTTCGACTATGATATTTTTATGAACAATATTTTGGACCATAGGGGATACCGTTTTTTTCAATCTAGCTTTCACCCCGATGAAAAAGGTACAGTTCTCTCCGTAAACCATGACCAATGGGGTACTTGGATTACCTATGTCGGATATTTTTTATTGTATTTAGGGCTCATGGGCATTATGTTTTTTGGGAAAACACGTTTTAAAGATTTGGCCAACGCATTAAAAAAATTGGAATCCAAGAAAAGGAAGCTTACCACGATATTCTTATTGGGTACGTTGCTGAACGTAGCGGGCCAAGAACATTCTGCGAATGATGGCCACGACCATAATGCGGCACCCACACAGGCACAAGTGGATTCGTTGATCAAAACCACGGTTGTATCCGAGGAACACGCTGACAAGTTTGGTGCTTTGGTCATTCAAGATGATGCTGGCCGAATGAAACCGATACATACATTCTCGTCCGAGCTTTTGCGTAAACTAAGCCTTACCGATAAATATGAAGATATGAACGCAGACCAGGTGTTCCTGTCTATGATGTTGGCTCCGGCAGCATGGTATAATGCAGAGTTTATCGCTATTGATAAAAAAGGGGAAAATGACAGTATCCGAAGTGTTATAGGGGTTCCCAAAGGTCAAAAATATATGAAGGCGACCGACTTTTTTGACAAAAAAGGAAACTACAAGCTAGAACCTTTTCTTCGTGATGCAACGGCAACCAATAACCCCAACCAGTTTGAAAAGGATTTTAAGGAAGCCAATATTCGTTTGTCACTTCTAAACGAAGCATTGAGTGGTCAAATTGTCAAGATTTTCCCATTATTGAACGATGAAAACAATAAATGGATTTCTGCTATCGAATATCGTGGCGGGCAGTTTCAGGTAGGTGATTCGCTGTATGCCAATTTTATCAAAAATTCTATCCCCTATTATAAGATGACGCTCCAAAAAGCGATAGCTTCTGGAGATTATTCTGATGCGGACAAGCTTTTGGAAGCCTTCAAACAAAACCAAAAAAACCATGGTAGTGAGGTATTGCCGTCTGATAAAAAAATCAAAACGGAAATCATCTATAACAAGCTGGATATCTTCAACCAGTTATGGAAATGGTATCCCTTGGTCGGATTATTACTGTTTTTTGTATTGATTTTTCAGATTTTCAAGGACCGCTCCCTATGGCGTGTCGCCATATATTTCTTGAAAGGAATGATCATCATCTTTTTTCTTTGGCATACCGCAGGGCTCGTGTTGCGTTGGTACATTTCGGGCCATGCCCCATGGAGTAACGCTTACGAAAGCATACTGTATGTTGCTTGGGCCACAATGGCCATAGGCTTGGCTTTCGGGAGAAAAAGCAATATGACCATAGGGGCTTCGGCCTTTGTGGCGGGAATGCTGCTGTGGATAGCCCATCAAAATTGGGTAGACCCTGCAATTGGGACCCTCGTTCCTGTACTCGATAGTTACTGGCTCATGATTCACGTTGCCGTAATTGTGGGTAGCTACGGTCCGCTCACGGTAGGTATGATTTTGGGCGTTGTTAGTCTCATTTTGATAATCCTTACCAACACAAAGAACAAAACCCGTATGGAAGTGAATCTCAAAGAAATGACCATTATCAACGAAATCTCATTGACCGTTGGTCTGATTATGCTGACCATAGGCAATTTTTTAGGTGGGCAATGGGCCAACGAGAGTTGGGGGCGTTATTGGGGCTGGGACCCTAAGGAAACTTGGGCATTGATTTCCATTATGGTGTATGCCTTCGTGATCCACACACGATTGGTACCAGGGCTTAGGGGCAAGTGGTTGTTCAACTTCTTGAGCGTCATCGCTTTCGGGAGTATTATGATGACCTATTTTGGCGTTAATTATTATTTGGTAGGCCTTCACAGTTACGGCCAGAGTGGTGCAGCGGCCATAACGCCAGACTATGTTTGGTATATTGCGTTAGGCGCCGCCATTTTGGGTGGAGTAAGTTATTGGAGGTACAAGGCCAATTATGTAAAAACGGCCAGTTAA
- a CDS encoding Rossmann-like and DUF2520 domain-containing protein yields MITITLVGTGNVAKHLFDAFLALNNVTVIQVVGRNKKALTHFEKHAPTTTDFKKINPSDVLIIAISDDSINTVSQLFTNYRGLVCHTSGSVPLNDLKSNRKGVFYPLQTFTVGKKIDFKTVPICIEAKNKEDEKLLERLAKTLSKKVYHITSEQRKPLHLAAVFVNNFTNHLYHIGENICTEHKIPFDLLKALIMETAHKIQTLSPKESQTGPAKRNDTRTIEEHLNQIQDKDQYEIYGLLTQSIQKIYGKKL; encoded by the coding sequence ATGATCACAATTACGCTTGTAGGTACGGGAAATGTAGCGAAACATCTATTTGATGCCTTTCTAGCACTAAACAATGTTACCGTAATACAGGTTGTGGGAAGGAACAAGAAGGCTTTGACACACTTTGAAAAACATGCCCCGACGACAACTGATTTTAAAAAAATCAACCCTTCAGATGTTTTGATCATAGCTATAAGTGATGATTCTATAAATACTGTTTCACAGTTATTTACAAATTACCGGGGATTGGTATGCCACACCTCTGGGAGTGTTCCCCTGAACGACTTGAAATCAAATAGGAAAGGTGTTTTTTATCCGCTACAGACATTTACCGTAGGCAAAAAAATAGATTTTAAAACCGTTCCCATCTGCATTGAGGCCAAAAACAAAGAAGATGAAAAATTGCTTGAACGATTAGCAAAAACCTTATCAAAAAAAGTTTATCATATTACTTCCGAACAAAGAAAACCATTGCATTTGGCAGCAGTATTCGTAAACAATTTTACCAATCACCTATACCATATAGGGGAAAACATCTGCACAGAACACAAAATACCCTTTGATCTATTAAAAGCTTTGATAATGGAAACGGCCCATAAAATACAAACCCTGTCCCCAAAAGAATCGCAGACCGGCCCCGCTAAAAGAAACGATACAAGAACCATAGAAGAACATTTAAACCAGATACAGGACAAAGACCAATATGAGATATATGGGTTATTGACCCAATCGATTCAAAAAATATATGGAAAAAAGTTATAA
- a CDS encoding mechanosensitive ion channel domain-containing protein, translated as MEEFITAHKSELLSSLITFVLVLILKFGFTKAVRKVGKLGDFNQVRTNLIIKYISIALTMTSLAVLTLIWGVNFKDLGVLISSVFAVIGIAFFAQWSILSNVTAGVIIFFSYPFKIGNTIRIFDKEINDTPEPVKDIFVIEDIRAFHLHLRRNNGEMVTYPNSLILQKGVALISSFDDNSIDDNLQAEDATD; from the coding sequence ATGGAAGAATTTATTACCGCCCATAAAAGTGAACTTCTGTCGAGTTTAATCACTTTTGTTCTGGTATTGATACTAAAGTTTGGATTTACCAAAGCGGTTCGCAAAGTAGGTAAGCTTGGGGACTTTAATCAGGTTAGGACAAACCTCATCATCAAATATATTTCAATAGCCTTGACCATGACATCCCTTGCGGTCTTGACTTTGATATGGGGCGTGAACTTCAAGGATTTGGGCGTTTTGATTTCTTCGGTTTTTGCCGTTATCGGTATTGCATTTTTTGCGCAGTGGTCTATTTTAAGTAACGTTACGGCCGGCGTTATCATTTTTTTTTCCTATCCGTTCAAAATAGGAAATACCATACGCATATTCGATAAGGAAATCAACGATACACCAGAACCTGTAAAGGATATTTTTGTTATCGAGGACATACGGGCCTTTCACCTTCATTTACGAAGAAATAACGGGGAGATGGTTACCTATCCCAACAGTTTGATATTACAAAAAGGGGTCGCTTTGATTTCTTCTTTTGATGATAATTCAATCGATGATAACCTACAAGCCGAAGATGCGACCGACTAG
- a CDS encoding Maf family nucleotide pyrophosphatase yields the protein MLLDRLKNHHLVLASGSPRRQQYFKELGLDVEIRLKPIEEIYPSGLSGAEISDYLAKLKATPFEGSLLQKEILITSDTVVWHNGESLAKALDKQEAYEMLKKLSGNWHDVITSVCFTTLKNQIVQHQVTRVKFRELTNEEINFYIDAYQPFDKAGAYGIQEWIGLIAIEEIQGSYTNVVGLPTQLVYKTLMGMVG from the coding sequence ATGTTACTGGATAGATTAAAAAACCATCATCTTGTACTCGCATCGGGTTCGCCACGACGCCAACAGTATTTCAAGGAATTAGGCCTAGATGTTGAAATACGGTTAAAGCCTATTGAGGAAATATATCCTTCAGGATTATCTGGAGCCGAAATCTCGGATTATCTGGCAAAATTGAAGGCCACCCCCTTTGAAGGCAGCTTGTTACAAAAAGAGATTTTAATCACTTCCGACACCGTTGTCTGGCATAATGGAGAATCCTTGGCAAAAGCCTTAGACAAACAGGAAGCCTATGAGATGCTAAAAAAACTCTCGGGAAATTGGCATGACGTAATCACATCGGTATGTTTTACAACATTAAAAAACCAAATCGTACAACACCAAGTGACCCGAGTAAAATTTCGGGAATTGACCAATGAAGAAATCAATTTTTATATAGACGCTTACCAACCCTTCGACAAAGCCGGGGCATACGGCATTCAAGAATGGATAGGGCTGATTGCAATTGAGGAAATACAAGGCTCTTATACCAACGTTGTTGGTTTGCCTACACAATTGGTTTACAAAACGTTAATGGGTATGGTAGGTTGA
- a CDS encoding PIG-L family deacetylase yields the protein MHRFLAICLAFAFFVASLNAQAPVKKSSSEIHHDIQKLNFLGSALYIAAHPDDENTRLISYLSNKVKARTAYLSLTRGDGGQNLIGPELRELLGVLRTQELLGARRVDGGEQIFTRANDFGYSKHPDETLTIWDKEKVLADVVWAIRKFKPDVIINRFDHRSPGTTHGHHTASAMLSMEAFELANDVNAYKNQLQNTETWQPRRLFFNTSWWFYGSQEKFDAADKSNMLNLDVGVFYPMLGVSNNEIAALASSQHLCQGFGRLSTRGSQNEYIELLKGDLPGDKSDIFDGINTTWTRVKGGKAIGTLLNRVEANFNFKDPSSHLPELIEAYGLLQDITDEHWKTQKSKELKAIIAAVSGLYLEASAKTPYSNPGGTVEVNIEALNRSNTNIVLKSIQITNSKSVSNPSIILKNNEKQNLKIDINIPENTQYTSPYWLNEKGSLGMYNVQDEKLIGKPETPRAFHALFQLEINGVSISFEKPVVHRYSKPDKGELYQPFEILPEVTASFSDKVLIFADGSPKQVPITVKAHKDNVKGEVQFCYSKGWIVDTETKAFDIAKQGDEQILMFTLTPPNYEDESFISPIIKINGKKITKELVKIEYDHVPTQSILLPSEAKVVRLNIEKSGENIGYIVGAGDDVPKSLEQIGYNVVIIDPNDIQAGSLDKFDAVVLGIRAYNVVDALKFKQRFLLDYVKDGGNLVIQYNTSGRWKEQFKDIAPYPLTLSRDRVTDENADVKILASKHSIVNFPNVIEPSDFDGWIQERGLYFPNEWDNAFTPILSMSDKGENEKKGSLLVAPYGQGNYIYTGLSFFRELPAGVSGAYKLFANMLSLGKDKVERKENIKG from the coding sequence ATGCACCGTTTTCTGGCAATTTGTTTGGCTTTTGCCTTTTTTGTGGCATCCCTAAATGCACAAGCACCCGTAAAAAAATCTTCTTCCGAAATTCATCACGATATCCAAAAACTTAATTTTTTAGGCTCGGCACTTTATATTGCCGCGCATCCTGATGACGAAAATACCCGATTGATTTCCTATTTATCCAACAAAGTAAAAGCCAGAACCGCATATTTGTCATTGACCCGAGGTGATGGGGGTCAAAATCTGATAGGTCCCGAATTACGTGAACTTTTGGGTGTTTTACGAACCCAAGAACTTTTAGGGGCTAGACGTGTAGATGGTGGGGAACAAATCTTTACCAGGGCAAATGATTTTGGGTACTCCAAACATCCGGACGAAACTTTAACCATATGGGACAAAGAAAAAGTGCTGGCCGATGTGGTTTGGGCCATAAGAAAGTTCAAGCCCGACGTTATCATAAATAGGTTTGACCATCGAAGCCCGGGAACAACCCATGGGCATCACACTGCATCGGCAATGTTGAGTATGGAAGCTTTTGAACTGGCCAACGATGTGAACGCATACAAAAACCAATTACAAAATACGGAAACGTGGCAGCCGAGAAGGCTTTTCTTTAATACCTCTTGGTGGTTTTATGGCAGTCAAGAAAAGTTTGATGCGGCAGATAAGTCCAACATGCTCAATCTGGATGTTGGTGTTTTTTATCCAATGCTGGGAGTTTCAAACAACGAGATTGCTGCACTAGCGAGCAGTCAGCACCTTTGCCAAGGTTTTGGTAGATTATCCACACGTGGGTCACAAAATGAATATATAGAGCTGCTCAAAGGGGATCTGCCCGGCGATAAAAGCGATATTTTTGACGGAATCAACACTACGTGGACCCGGGTAAAGGGCGGAAAAGCAATCGGTACCCTTTTGAACAGGGTTGAAGCCAACTTTAATTTTAAAGACCCTTCATCCCATTTACCGGAACTCATAGAGGCCTATGGATTACTTCAAGACATAACCGATGAGCACTGGAAGACCCAAAAATCCAAAGAGCTTAAAGCTATCATTGCAGCAGTGTCGGGACTATATCTAGAAGCATCGGCCAAAACCCCTTATTCCAATCCCGGAGGGACTGTCGAGGTAAATATAGAGGCTTTGAACAGGAGCAATACGAACATTGTTTTAAAATCCATTCAAATTACCAACAGTAAATCCGTATCAAACCCATCCATCATTTTAAAAAATAATGAAAAACAAAATTTAAAAATCGATATAAATATTCCCGAAAACACCCAATACACAAGCCCCTATTGGTTAAACGAAAAAGGAAGTCTGGGCATGTACAACGTACAAGACGAAAAACTTATTGGGAAACCAGAAACTCCAAGAGCTTTTCATGCACTGTTTCAACTTGAAATCAATGGGGTGAGTATATCTTTTGAAAAGCCAGTAGTGCATAGATATTCCAAACCTGATAAGGGCGAATTGTATCAACCCTTTGAAATACTTCCAGAAGTCACGGCAAGCTTTAGCGATAAGGTATTGATTTTTGCCGATGGAAGCCCTAAACAGGTACCCATAACAGTAAAAGCACATAAAGACAATGTAAAGGGAGAGGTTCAATTTTGCTACTCCAAAGGATGGATCGTGGATACTGAAACCAAAGCCTTTGACATCGCAAAACAAGGAGACGAACAAATTTTAATGTTTACGCTTACGCCACCCAATTATGAAGATGAGAGCTTTATTTCTCCCATAATCAAGATAAACGGTAAAAAAATCACTAAAGAGCTGGTGAAAATCGAGTACGATCATGTGCCCACACAGTCTATACTTTTACCCTCAGAAGCGAAAGTAGTGAGGTTGAACATAGAAAAATCAGGTGAAAACATCGGGTATATCGTAGGAGCGGGAGATGATGTTCCAAAAAGCCTTGAACAAATAGGTTACAATGTAGTAATAATAGACCCCAATGATATACAGGCCGGTAGTTTGGATAAATTTGATGCCGTGGTTTTGGGCATACGTGCCTATAATGTAGTGGATGCCTTAAAATTTAAACAGCGATTTTTATTGGACTATGTAAAAGACGGCGGCAATCTTGTGATACAATACAACACATCGGGTAGATGGAAGGAGCAGTTTAAGGACATTGCCCCATATCCATTAACTCTTTCCCGCGATAGGGTTACCGATGAAAACGCCGATGTAAAGATACTAGCATCAAAACACAGTATTGTTAACTTCCCCAACGTCATTGAACCTTCCGACTTTGATGGATGGATACAAGAACGCGGTCTATATTTTCCAAACGAATGGGATAATGCCTTTACCCCTATCCTTTCAATGAGCGATAAAGGGGAAAATGAAAAAAAAGGAAGCCTTTTAGTAGCTCCGTACGGTCAGGGCAACTATATTTATACAGGACTAAGCTTTTTTAGGGAACTACCAGCAGGTGTTTCTGGAGCTTACAAGCTTTTTGCCAATATGTTATCTTTAGGAAAAGATAAGGTAGAACGCAAAGAAAACATCAAAGGATGA
- a CDS encoding KdsC family phosphatase, which yields MEKSYKESLKQITTFVLDVDGVFTDGTLIITTDGEMLRKMSVKDGYALKTALNKGYNVCIITGGTNEGVRNRLRGLGVTDIYMGAHHKEEPLKEYLDIYDIKPEHVLYMGDDIPDIPPMLLVGLPTCPQNAVQEVKAVSKYISHKNGGDGCVRDVIEQVLKVRGDWLENFSAAND from the coding sequence ATGGAAAAAAGTTATAAAGAAAGCCTTAAGCAAATCACCACCTTTGTTTTGGACGTAGATGGTGTTTTTACAGATGGTACGCTTATAATTACCACAGATGGTGAAATGCTACGGAAAATGAGCGTCAAAGACGGCTATGCGCTAAAGACCGCTTTGAACAAAGGGTATAATGTATGTATCATAACCGGTGGCACCAACGAAGGTGTCAGAAACAGGCTGCGTGGCTTGGGCGTAACCGATATTTACATGGGCGCACATCACAAAGAAGAGCCCTTAAAAGAATATTTGGATATTTATGACATAAAACCAGAGCATGTACTTTACATGGGGGATGATATACCTGATATCCCACCCATGCTACTGGTAGGACTGCCCACATGCCCGCAAAACGCGGTTCAAGAGGTAAAGGCAGTGTCCAAATACATCTCCCATAAAAACGGTGGTGATGGCTGTGTACGTGATGTTATAGAACAAGTACTCAAGGTACGGGGCGATTGGTTGGAGAATTTTAGCGCTGCAAACGATTAG
- a CDS encoding M14 family metallopeptidase, which yields MESINRYVVTATMVFIVFSCKNSKKTATGYQGQGPSPIVSTVSKPVQKQWKGIWSFADSTTFFSNDFESGRLNGLTDDDNDHYTALITAENTPINVSPWYAFKVWTKFPRTVTIKMTYQDSRSRYYPKISKDGYNFMPLDSANFKPINPGQGEYGIKAAPEFVEITIPIDEKPTWVTAQELYGSTRVKQWVDSLSVLRFVKNYEIGKSKENRAIHLLEVGNTNTKKAIMVISRQHPPEVTGFLAMKSFVETLCSDTPQAIAFREKYTMFISPLMNPDGVDNGHWRHNMGGVDLNRDWEQFNQPETSSIRDFLNLKSEENYVFDFGIDFHSTWDDIYYPLDSTVTKKKGEIVFEWIKNIGQRLPSKKTNISASKNLRPTMVSRNYFFVNHNMPAIVFELGDNTPRPFLKLKGQVAAEELMKLLMK from the coding sequence ATGGAAAGTATTAACAGATATGTTGTAACAGCAACAATGGTGTTCATTGTTTTTTCATGTAAAAACAGTAAAAAAACTGCCACCGGATATCAGGGACAGGGCCCTAGCCCCATAGTTTCAACTGTATCGAAACCCGTTCAAAAACAATGGAAGGGCATATGGTCTTTTGCCGATAGTACTACTTTTTTTAGTAACGATTTTGAAAGCGGTCGATTGAATGGACTTACAGATGATGATAATGATCATTACACCGCCTTGATAACCGCAGAGAACACACCCATAAACGTTAGTCCTTGGTATGCTTTTAAAGTATGGACAAAATTTCCGAGAACCGTAACCATCAAAATGACCTACCAAGATTCAAGAAGTAGGTATTATCCAAAAATCAGTAAGGACGGATATAATTTCATGCCGCTTGACAGTGCCAATTTTAAACCCATAAACCCAGGGCAGGGCGAATATGGGATAAAAGCTGCACCTGAATTCGTAGAAATAACCATCCCCATAGATGAAAAGCCGACTTGGGTGACGGCCCAAGAACTTTATGGCTCTACACGGGTAAAACAGTGGGTGGACTCTTTGTCGGTATTGCGGTTCGTTAAAAACTATGAAATAGGAAAGAGTAAGGAAAACCGTGCTATTCACCTTTTGGAGGTAGGCAACACCAATACCAAAAAGGCCATAATGGTCATTTCGAGACAGCACCCACCCGAGGTCACGGGATTTTTGGCCATGAAATCGTTTGTAGAAACCCTATGCAGCGATACGCCCCAAGCCATAGCCTTTAGGGAAAAATATACAATGTTCATAAGCCCTTTAATGAACCCCGATGGAGTGGATAACGGTCATTGGAGACATAACATGGGCGGAGTGGACCTTAATCGGGATTGGGAACAATTTAATCAGCCCGAAACGTCCAGTATACGTGATTTTTTGAACTTAAAAAGCGAAGAAAACTACGTATTTGATTTTGGTATCGATTTTCATTCTACTTGGGACGACATTTATTACCCCTTGGATAGTACCGTTACCAAGAAAAAGGGGGAAATCGTTTTTGAATGGATAAAAAATATCGGACAACGCTTACCATCGAAAAAAACAAATATTTCGGCATCAAAAAACCTAAGACCCACAATGGTTTCAAGAAATTATTTTTTCGTAAACCATAATATGCCCGCCATTGTTTTTGAATTGGGCGATAACACCCCTAGACCATTTTTAAAATTAAAAGGTCAGGTAGCAGCAGAGGAATTAATGAAACTATTGATGAAATAG